The genomic window ATGCACGTGCAAGTGGCCAATGTGACTAAACGCCTCGCCACAAACCTTGCAGCAGAAGGACGACATGTGACCTTGTAGGGGGGATTTTTGATGGGGGCAGTCAACAGCGTTGGCTCCTTGGTTGCGCATGTGAGAGGCCTGTCCTCTGTTAGCCCCATTTCCATTTCCCTTAGCACCAACCATCTGTCCTCCATTCTCCACCCCGATAATGTCAATGTTGTTCTCATTTGAGCAGTTTGGATTGACTGGTGCAAGAGGCTGGGCGCCGCTGTTGGAGGAAGTAGAGCCTCTGTGGCTTCCTCCACTCTCTGCCTTCACATGCCTCGAGGAGCCTCGAGATCCGGGATCCCGTTCTCTGTTCTCCACACCTTGACTCTGAGGGAGGTTGGATGTGTGAGGGCCATCCTGGGGATATTGATTTCCAACTCGTGGGGGAGTGAACATGTTCTCTGGTGTGCTGCATGAGCCATGGCCACGAAGCTGATCATCTCCTTGGTTGGGCCGGAGGTCTCTTTTATCCTTGATCTGAATAGGAATACGTTCTTCGTGCCCCATGCTGGGACTCCACTCACGCCGTGGATGCTCACCATCCTCCTCTTCCAACAGCGCCATTGACGGACGATCTGTGAacacagcaggagaaagagGCTCAGGTGAAAATATTAACTACACCGCAGCAAACACAACTCTGTCTATGGCACAatccagttttcagttttagattttattaaacTACCAAAATGGACTTGGTCCTTATCTTAGTTGTAGTTAACCTGTAAACCTATAGAAGAGCCACCAGCGCACATGGAATTGTTAACTGTTCTTctgtaaaacatctttttacCAGACAACGTTTTTAATCAAAGTAGCAAAGAGCTGAACTCATTAACTTCACTAAAACTAACAGAGAATGTCTggatgtaaatatataaatcgTGGTGATACAGCATCATGTGTAAATTCTAACTGAGCTGTTAGAATTTCTCAACATATAAGTACAATGTTTCCTCCAGGAAACTGTTAAGCAGAGGTGGTAAAACTCCCAAATCCTGACCAGTTTAGTTACAAAATAATAGCTTATACAATAGACACACATTTAGATATATGGCAtttgatgtgaataaaaacacgtcattttttaaatgtcataccAGTATCCTAATTTCAATGACGTTAACAGAGGTTGTGTTAATATCAGGCGAAGTGGCCCACCTCAACTATAACACAGTCAGCGAGACCctcaaacaataaacaatgcTATATGTGGTGCCTTTATGAAGTATTCACCCCCTTCGACTTGTATACTACGTTGTATATAGTAATATTAATTCACAGTGGATATAACTGGGATTGTTGACActaatgtgaaatgtgaaaataataatactgatgTCGAGTGAAAGGTTTTGAAAAAATCTCTACAAA from Thunnus maccoyii chromosome 3, fThuMac1.1, whole genome shotgun sequence includes these protein-coding regions:
- the LOC121893973 gene encoding zinc finger protein 497-like isoform X1, producing MTKLQFLNVFLTERLMLAAQEIYKSVEDTILEYQEEIAIRERENDHLRRRLRDAGIEIWPDRPSMALLEEEDGEHPRREWSPSMGHEERIPIQIKDKRDLRPNQGDDQLRGHGSCSTPENMFTPPRVGNQYPQDGPHTSNLPQSQGVENRERDPGSRGSSRHVKAESGGSHRGSTSSNSGAQPLAPVNPNCSNENNIDIIGVENGGQMVGAKGNGNGANRGQASHMRNQGANAVDCPHQKSPLQGHMSSFCCKVCGEAFSHIGHLHVHVQVHTREKPYRCGVCGKCCSSSGRLQEHQRSHTGEKPFRCQICGKGFTQMAHLKVHMRIHTGEKPYSCPVCGKCFSRSDKIKRHLQTHSREGTYFSGQ
- the LOC121893973 gene encoding PR domain zinc finger protein 1-like isoform X2 — its product is MTKLQFLNVFLTERLMLAAQEIYKSVEDTILEYQEEIAIRERENDHLRRRLRDAGIEIWPDRPSMALLEEEDGEHPRREWSPSMGHEERIPIQIKDKRDLRPNQGDDQLRGHGSCSTPENMFTPPRVGNQYPQDGPHTSNLPQSQGVENRERDPGSRGSSRHVKAESGGSHRGSTSSNSGAQPLAPVNPNCSNENNIDIIGVENGGQMVGAKGNGNGANRGQASHMRNQGANAVDCPHQKSPLQGHMSSFCCKVCGEAFSHIGHLHVHVQVHTREKPYRCGVCGKCCSSSGRLQEHQRSHTGEKPFRCQICGKGFTQMAHLKK